One window of Acidobacteriota bacterium genomic DNA carries:
- a CDS encoding DUF2461 domain-containing protein, giving the protein MSDFEGFPRRTLTFLRDLRQNNSKEWFDAHRPDYDDHLLAPARSFVEALGKRLVLIAPHVHADPRVNRSIFRIFRDTRFSKNKQPYKTHLALWFWEGRGKRMDCPGFYFHLEPERVMLGCGMYRFPKAALKSYRQALKDRRRAGELQSILEGLGEKGYSLGGKHYKRLPRGFTADHPQAELLLHNGLYSGHESKPSASLHKPAFVDDCFQHYHALLPLHRWLLETV; this is encoded by the coding sequence ATGAGCGACTTTGAAGGATTTCCACGGCGGACTCTGACTTTCCTGCGCGATCTGCGCCAGAACAACAGCAAGGAGTGGTTCGACGCCCACCGCCCCGACTACGACGATCACCTGTTGGCTCCCGCCCGCTCCTTCGTGGAGGCCCTGGGCAAGCGGCTGGTGCTGATCGCGCCCCACGTTCACGCCGATCCCCGCGTCAACCGCTCCATCTTCCGCATCTTCCGCGACACCCGTTTCAGCAAGAACAAGCAGCCCTACAAAACCCACCTGGCGCTGTGGTTCTGGGAGGGCCGGGGAAAGCGCATGGATTGCCCGGGCTTCTACTTTCACCTCGAGCCTGAAAGGGTCATGCTGGGCTGCGGAATGTACCGCTTTCCCAAGGCCGCCCTCAAGTCTTACCGCCAGGCTCTCAAAGACCGCCGCCGCGCCGGGGAACTCCAATCCATCCTCGAAGGGCTGGGCGAGAAGGGCTATTCGCTGGGCGGAAAGCACTACAAACGCTTGCCCCGCGGATTCACAGCCGACCATCCCCAGGCCGAGTTGCTGCTCCACAACGGGCTTTACAGCGGTCACGAAAGCAAGCCTTCCGCCTCTCTCCACAAGCCCGCTTTCGTGGACGACTGCTTCCAGCACTACCACGCCCTGCTGCCGCTTCACCGCTGGCTGCTGGAAACAGTCTGA